The proteins below are encoded in one region of Neoasaia chiangmaiensis:
- the secD gene encoding protein translocase subunit SecD: MMYYSRLRMMGVLGVCLLGLLLCVPNFMHAPAPRMPWRQIHLGLDLRGGSYLLLRLDRQSLAADRLQTLMDNARQALLEKGLGYRDFQRDPARRTMSFLPRDPSEAEAARKAIADMPQAVSNEFSVGNGDDGRIVLTLGQDAIAQRARDAVTQSIEIVRRRIDGSGAIDPEITREGDDRIVVELPGISDPERIKALLGTTAKMTFRLLAPGAAGSVAPPGAQLLPDVSSGQTLPVQDHVEVDGGDLTNAGAVIDQQSGSWAVSFSFDHAGARAFADTTRANVGRRFAIVLDNKVIEAPVIQTPITAGNGQITGNFTAQSATDLAVMLRAGALPAPLSVIEQRAIGPSLGADSIRAGAISLLVGLLLVMAFMALFYGRFGLYANVALIANLILMMAALSLFQATLTLPGMAGLLLTLGMAVDANILINERIREEIKRGRTALSAMQVGFERATGTIVDSNATAFLAHVMLFVFGTGPVQGFALTITIGIVTTLFTTLLLSRLLMVRWYALTRPSELPV; the protein is encoded by the coding sequence ATGATGTATTACAGCCGTCTTAGAATGATGGGCGTTTTGGGAGTGTGCCTGTTGGGCCTGCTTCTTTGCGTGCCCAACTTCATGCATGCGCCGGCGCCCCGCATGCCGTGGCGCCAGATTCATCTCGGGCTTGACCTTCGCGGTGGCTCTTATCTTCTCCTGCGGCTTGACCGACAGAGCCTGGCTGCCGATCGCCTGCAAACCCTGATGGACAATGCCCGTCAGGCCTTGCTGGAAAAGGGACTGGGCTATCGCGACTTCCAGCGCGATCCGGCCCGGCGCACGATGAGTTTTCTTCCACGCGACCCGTCCGAAGCGGAAGCTGCACGCAAGGCCATTGCCGACATGCCGCAGGCCGTGTCGAACGAATTCTCTGTGGGAAATGGAGATGATGGCCGCATCGTCCTGACTCTGGGTCAGGACGCCATTGCGCAACGCGCCAGAGATGCCGTGACGCAGTCAATCGAGATTGTTCGCCGTCGCATTGATGGGAGCGGCGCCATCGATCCTGAAATTACCCGCGAAGGTGATGATCGTATCGTCGTGGAATTGCCGGGAATCAGCGATCCGGAACGCATCAAGGCGCTTCTCGGTACCACGGCCAAAATGACCTTCCGCCTTCTCGCGCCCGGTGCGGCGGGTAGCGTGGCACCTCCAGGCGCCCAGTTGCTTCCGGACGTGAGCAGCGGGCAGACGTTGCCGGTGCAGGATCATGTAGAAGTTGATGGTGGCGATCTGACCAATGCCGGGGCGGTCATCGATCAGCAAAGTGGCAGCTGGGCGGTCAGCTTTTCCTTCGATCATGCGGGAGCACGCGCATTTGCCGACACGACACGCGCCAATGTCGGTCGGCGGTTTGCGATCGTGCTCGATAACAAGGTGATTGAGGCGCCTGTTATTCAAACGCCGATCACGGCGGGCAACGGGCAGATTACCGGCAACTTCACCGCGCAGTCTGCGACCGACCTCGCCGTCATGCTCCGCGCAGGTGCCCTGCCCGCACCTTTGTCGGTTATCGAACAGCGCGCCATCGGGCCGTCGCTCGGTGCCGACTCCATTCGCGCCGGGGCTATCAGCCTCCTCGTCGGGCTGCTTCTCGTCATGGCATTCATGGCGCTGTTCTATGGCCGCTTCGGTCTGTATGCGAATGTTGCGCTGATCGCCAATCTGATCCTGATGATGGCAGCGCTGTCTCTCTTCCAGGCAACGTTGACTCTGCCGGGTATGGCGGGTCTGCTTTTGACCCTCGGTATGGCGGTGGATGCCAATATCCTCATCAACGAGCGCATTCGTGAAGAGATCAAACGTGGGCGTACGGCGCTCTCGGCCATGCAGGTCGGCTTCGAGCGGGCTACCGGTACGATCGTGGACAGTAATGCCACGGCTTTTCTGGCTCACGTCATGCTGTTCGTTTTCGGCACTGGCCCCGTGCAAGGCTTCGCGCTGACCATTACGATCGGCATCGTCACCACCCTCTTCACCACGCTCCTGCTGTCGCGCCTGCTGATGGTGCGCTGGTATGCCCTCACCCGTCCCTCCGAACTCCCGGTCTGA
- a CDS encoding sensor histidine kinase produces MRLLDTVGSRVMALIVSTTLPLATIASVLAWHSYIVATENSATRIINAAHRAKIDVQQDIGRSQISLEMFSDMGLPSSNIDHIARLLQSVSLNHYCSIALIDRNGKTLSSFSDITKSTIQCGGVSFPLSAGDKWRSISVVPKHQTVRLLAAGNISLIQVISPTSYTNAEGQPASGALVVVKILSLTTQSWDTRNAQFAIEANDAAAIWLVGSDKNPLLLFHSGDAPTPWPQNIIKRLTEDRKRNSIEDHFHDGNTYYAIVPVFNDINLVASSQRTASENYALHVFVARLLLIVSLLAIELLLVAFAAHSYLVDPLERLALSVAEWRRHNVFEPELPKAIPLEIRHLERAFRRATARLTRHETRLRRAAKQQDILIREIHHRVKNNLQIVASLLNLQANRISEPEAQKEFRLVRDRVRTLATLHRYLYPAGGVANLDIKAFLTELCSQIFLSYGQATNGRIKLVTRIEAVSISPDQAVPVSLIVGEVINNALRFAFPDEREGEISVSLTMQDTHCTLEITDNGIGMAQMSKNNGMPPRTKGIGLQLITGFARQINAKLDIRKDNGTSYRLTFEPAPSRKPAEGVRSLTETKNTIPRQVGPED; encoded by the coding sequence GTGCGCCTTCTCGATACAGTCGGTTCGCGCGTGATGGCCCTGATTGTCAGCACGACATTACCGTTGGCGACCATTGCGAGCGTTCTGGCGTGGCATAGTTACATCGTGGCCACAGAGAACAGTGCCACGCGAATTATCAATGCAGCGCATCGAGCCAAGATCGACGTCCAGCAGGATATAGGGCGAAGCCAGATATCTCTTGAAATGTTTTCGGATATGGGACTTCCCAGCTCCAATATCGACCATATTGCTCGGCTGCTTCAGAGCGTGTCACTTAATCACTACTGCTCGATTGCACTGATTGACAGAAATGGAAAAACCCTGTCGTCATTCTCCGACATCACGAAAAGTACAATTCAATGCGGTGGCGTCAGTTTCCCGCTTTCTGCCGGCGATAAGTGGCGCAGCATTTCAGTTGTTCCAAAGCATCAGACCGTCAGATTGCTGGCCGCCGGAAATATATCACTTATACAGGTCATTTCACCTACATCTTATACGAATGCTGAAGGACAGCCGGCATCCGGCGCTCTGGTGGTTGTGAAGATACTCTCCCTGACGACACAAAGCTGGGACACAAGAAACGCACAATTCGCCATCGAAGCAAACGATGCTGCCGCAATCTGGCTCGTGGGCTCAGACAAAAATCCCCTTCTTTTATTTCACAGTGGAGATGCTCCCACCCCGTGGCCCCAAAATATTATCAAGCGCTTGACAGAAGATCGTAAGAGAAACAGCATCGAAGACCACTTTCACGATGGAAATACATATTACGCGATAGTTCCTGTCTTCAACGACATAAATCTTGTTGCAAGTTCACAGAGGACAGCATCCGAAAATTACGCTCTCCATGTTTTTGTCGCTCGACTTCTTCTTATTGTTTCTCTCTTGGCCATCGAACTTCTGCTCGTTGCTTTTGCCGCACATTCGTATCTTGTCGATCCTTTGGAAAGACTTGCCTTAAGCGTTGCCGAGTGGCGGCGGCACAATGTTTTTGAACCAGAGTTACCAAAAGCGATCCCTCTCGAAATTCGTCACCTTGAACGCGCCTTTCGACGGGCAACGGCGCGGCTCACCCGTCACGAGACGAGGCTGCGGCGTGCCGCCAAGCAGCAGGATATATTGATCCGGGAAATCCATCATCGCGTTAAGAACAACCTGCAAATCGTGGCGTCGCTGCTGAACCTGCAAGCGAACCGTATTAGCGAACCCGAGGCCCAGAAAGAATTCCGCCTAGTGCGTGATCGTGTGCGGACATTGGCGACCTTGCATCGTTACCTTTATCCGGCAGGCGGGGTTGCCAATCTCGATATCAAGGCCTTCCTGACCGAACTTTGCAGCCAGATTTTCCTGTCCTATGGGCAGGCCACGAATGGGCGGATAAAGCTCGTCACAAGGATTGAAGCTGTTTCGATTTCCCCGGATCAGGCGGTTCCGGTTTCGCTCATCGTCGGTGAAGTCATCAACAACGCCCTGCGTTTCGCCTTTCCTGACGAACGGGAAGGAGAAATTTCTGTATCCCTTACGATGCAGGACACTCATTGCACACTGGAGATCACCGACAACGGCATTGGAATGGCTCAGATGTCCAAGAACAATGGCATGCCACCCCGCACGAAAGGCATAGGGCTTCAGCTCATAACCGGCTTTGCCAGGCAAATAAATGCCAAGCTGGACATCAGAAAAGATAACGGAACATCATATCGCCTGACCTTCGAGCCTGCCCCGTCACGTAAACCCGCTGAAGGCGTCAGATCTCTCACCGAGACGAAAAACACGATCCCGCGTCAGGTTGGTCCTGAAGACTAA
- the cydD gene encoding thiol reductant ABC exporter subunit CydD translates to MSAVDKKIVRKWVAQQAGPGRRAALPSIVFGLLITTLGITQAWLVAVLLAAAITHTSQSIQRIFIELGVAIVLRAICQYLQDVSATRAGIAARRRLRREVLESIVAEGPGLLRRRHSSAIASLIVDRIEVLDGYFARWMPASVQWIASPCIVLLGLAFLAPHVIWIFAICGLAVPVAQAIFGIGAGLAARNQFLAMTRLQTRFLDRVRGIATIVIAGAVDREASALQEKADDLRQRTMRILRIAFLSSAAIDIAMVAAIIALVISEGVTLRHGSMTMPELARALVALLLVPEFFAPLRALALAYQDRAHASGAAEAMNDLIQPDAMASATIPFESRSITIRVSNVSFSWNATRGPVLQQVNFDVRPGEILVLEGRSGAGKSTLIELLLGFIQPGDGNIFFDGHDIAKLAPRTIAGSLAWIGQKPVIFAGTLRENILFGKPTASEQDMQAALKAAAIDSYLPDLPSGLDTVIGEGGFGLSGGQAQRIAIARAYLKDAPILLLDEPTAHLDPVTEQGIVNALAQLAKGRTVVLCSHSRALRALGTRVLQLERGCLLEHAA, encoded by the coding sequence ATGAGCGCCGTGGATAAAAAAATCGTCCGGAAATGGGTAGCGCAGCAGGCCGGTCCCGGTCGACGCGCAGCTTTGCCGAGCATCGTATTCGGCTTGCTGATAACGACGCTAGGGATAACGCAGGCTTGGCTTGTCGCTGTTTTGCTTGCGGCGGCAATTACCCATACGTCCCAATCGATTCAGCGGATCTTCATTGAACTGGGCGTTGCGATCGTCCTTCGGGCAATCTGTCAATATCTTCAGGATGTCAGTGCTACACGTGCCGGCATCGCTGCTAGGCGGCGGTTGCGACGCGAAGTTCTGGAATCGATCGTTGCGGAAGGACCGGGGCTGCTCAGGCGTCGTCATAGCAGCGCCATCGCCAGCCTGATCGTTGATCGCATCGAGGTACTCGATGGGTATTTCGCACGCTGGATGCCCGCCTCGGTGCAGTGGATCGCTTCGCCCTGCATTGTCCTCCTTGGTTTGGCTTTCCTGGCTCCGCACGTGATATGGATCTTTGCCATATGTGGTCTCGCAGTGCCTGTCGCGCAGGCCATATTCGGTATTGGGGCAGGGCTGGCGGCGCGTAACCAGTTTCTTGCGATGACGCGCCTGCAAACGCGATTTTTGGACCGCGTTCGCGGTATTGCGACCATTGTTATCGCCGGTGCTGTCGATCGTGAAGCGAGCGCATTACAGGAAAAAGCCGACGACTTGCGGCAGCGCACCATGCGGATTCTCCGAATTGCCTTTCTGTCCTCCGCGGCAATCGATATCGCCATGGTAGCGGCAATCATTGCATTGGTCATATCCGAGGGCGTGACGCTACGTCACGGCTCCATGACAATGCCGGAATTGGCGCGCGCACTGGTGGCATTACTACTGGTGCCGGAGTTCTTTGCGCCGTTGCGGGCTCTTGCACTCGCTTATCAGGATCGCGCTCATGCCAGCGGCGCGGCGGAAGCAATGAACGATCTAATACAACCCGATGCAATGGCGTCTGCCACGATCCCGTTCGAGAGCCGATCGATTACCATAAGGGTTTCGAACGTGTCGTTCAGCTGGAACGCGACACGCGGTCCGGTTTTGCAACAGGTAAACTTCGACGTCAGGCCAGGAGAGATTCTGGTGCTGGAAGGCCGTTCGGGGGCTGGAAAGTCGACGCTGATCGAACTTCTTCTGGGCTTTATCCAGCCGGGCGACGGGAACATTTTCTTCGACGGACACGATATCGCCAAGCTGGCGCCCAGGACAATTGCAGGCTCTCTCGCATGGATTGGACAAAAACCCGTAATTTTCGCCGGCACGCTTCGGGAGAATATTCTGTTCGGCAAACCCACTGCATCTGAGCAGGACATGCAGGCTGCACTGAAAGCTGCAGCGATCGACAGCTATCTGCCGGACCTTCCATCGGGTCTTGATACCGTCATCGGTGAGGGCGGCTTTGGCCTTTCAGGTGGACAGGCGCAGCGCATCGCGATCGCACGCGCCTATCTCAAGGATGCGCCGATCCTGTTGCTCGATGAACCGACCGCTCACCTTGACCCTGTGACGGAGCAAGGCATCGTCAACGCGCTGGCGCAACTCGCGAAAGGACGCACTGTCGTTCTTTGTAGCCATTCAAGGGCGCTTCGCGCTCTGGGCACGCGCGTTCTGCAACTTGAACGTGGTTGCTTGCTGGAGCATGCAGCATGA
- a CDS encoding ABC-F family ATP-binding cassette domain-containing protein, which translates to MAPPLLNLQNITFGLGGRPLLDGADISVQPGERICLVGRNGSGKSTLLRIAAGLLQADSGTHFLQPGSKAYYLAQEPDLSDYKTTFDYVVGDLPDDEHFRARAMLAELGMSGDESPAALSGGEQKRCALARALAAQPDLLLLDEPTNHLDLPTIDWLEKELISSRSAMIVISHDRRLLETLSRAVVWLDRGITRRLDEGFARYESWREEVFEQEAVEAHKLERQIAREEDWMRYGVTARRKRNVRRVGELAGLRARRHEMASQAHGTMRFGATEADSGSKIVSNAERVGKCYGERWVVSDLDLRVLRGDRLALVGANGAGKTTLLNLLIGRETPDSGTITIGASVSLVTLDQRRAALDPQLTLADTLTSGSGDMVQVGTEKRHVIGYMKDFLFRPEQARTRVGMLSGGERGRLALACAMAQPSNLLVLDEPTNDLDLETLDLLQEMLDDYAGTVLLVSHDRDFLDRVATSVLATEGDGRWIEYAGGYSDMLAQRRGVDLTARATVSSESVKKNSIEKTNKSATKLTYKDKLALERLPARISDLEDKITKMRETLADPSFYQRDPANFEQQTRFLSSAENELAAAEEQWLELEMKRESLEK; encoded by the coding sequence ATGGCGCCTCCTCTTCTCAATCTACAAAATATTACATTCGGCCTCGGTGGCCGTCCTCTCCTGGACGGCGCGGACATCAGTGTCCAACCCGGCGAACGCATCTGTCTTGTCGGCCGCAACGGCTCGGGTAAGTCAACGCTTCTCCGAATTGCAGCGGGACTGCTGCAGGCGGACAGCGGCACTCACTTCCTGCAACCCGGTTCCAAAGCCTATTATCTGGCGCAGGAACCGGATCTTTCGGACTATAAGACAACGTTCGACTACGTGGTTGGCGACCTGCCCGACGACGAACATTTCCGCGCGCGTGCCATGCTGGCCGAATTGGGCATGAGCGGCGACGAGAGTCCGGCGGCATTGTCCGGCGGAGAGCAGAAAAGATGTGCCCTCGCGCGGGCTCTGGCGGCCCAGCCCGACCTTCTCCTGCTCGATGAGCCGACCAATCATCTCGATCTGCCCACGATCGACTGGCTGGAGAAGGAACTGATCAGTTCACGATCGGCCATGATCGTCATCAGTCACGACCGGCGCTTGCTCGAAACATTGTCTCGTGCCGTCGTCTGGCTGGATCGAGGGATTACCCGCCGCCTGGATGAGGGGTTCGCGCGTTACGAAAGCTGGCGTGAGGAAGTCTTCGAGCAAGAAGCGGTCGAGGCGCACAAACTCGAACGTCAGATTGCGCGTGAAGAAGACTGGATGCGCTATGGTGTAACGGCTCGTCGTAAACGGAATGTGCGTCGTGTCGGGGAACTGGCAGGTCTTCGGGCCCGAAGACATGAGATGGCCTCGCAGGCGCATGGCACCATGCGTTTCGGCGCTACAGAAGCCGATAGCGGAAGCAAGATCGTCTCGAACGCCGAGAGGGTCGGCAAATGTTACGGGGAACGCTGGGTTGTAAGCGATCTTGACCTTCGTGTACTGCGCGGTGATCGGCTGGCGCTTGTTGGCGCAAATGGTGCCGGAAAGACAACCCTTCTCAATCTGCTGATCGGTCGCGAGACGCCGGACTCGGGCACGATAACAATTGGTGCGTCGGTTTCGCTGGTGACGCTCGATCAGCGCCGCGCTGCGCTGGACCCGCAACTGACATTGGCCGACACGCTAACCAGCGGCAGTGGCGACATGGTGCAGGTCGGCACCGAGAAGCGCCACGTCATAGGCTATATGAAAGACTTTCTTTTCCGGCCGGAGCAGGCACGAACCCGTGTCGGTATGCTCTCCGGTGGCGAACGCGGACGTCTTGCCCTCGCTTGTGCCATGGCGCAGCCTTCCAACCTTCTCGTGCTCGACGAGCCGACGAACGATCTCGATCTTGAGACACTCGATCTCCTGCAAGAGATGTTGGACGATTATGCCGGCACGGTTCTGCTGGTCAGCCATGATCGCGATTTTCTGGACCGGGTGGCGACGTCCGTGCTGGCTACTGAGGGTGATGGTCGCTGGATTGAATATGCTGGCGGCTACAGCGACATGCTGGCTCAACGTCGAGGTGTCGACCTGACAGCGCGCGCTACGGTCTCGTCCGAGAGCGTTAAGAAGAATAGTATTGAAAAAACAAATAAATCGGCAACGAAGTTAACCTATAAAGATAAGCTGGCACTGGAGCGTCTACCGGCACGCATCAGTGATCTCGAAGACAAAATCACAAAAATGAGGGAGACGCTCGCCGACCCCTCTTTCTATCAACGGGACCCGGCAAATTTCGAACAGCAGACCCGTTTTCTATCATCTGCGGAAAATGAGCTTGCTGCGGCAGAGGAGCAGTGGCTGGAACTTGAGATGAAGCGTGAAAGTCTGGAAAAATAA
- a CDS encoding Gfo/Idh/MocA family protein yields MTIFNRSKNTNHPGPALRVGVIGAGHFGRFHALKALSYPREELVSIYDTDIVRAGIVAKEAQCGVATSIESLIETVDAVIIATPAEHHFRMAQACLQARRHVLVEKPIAATIPEAEALIHLADEQGCVLQVGHLLRHSSEHAAITARISRPLYIEATRIAPFKPRGTDVSVILDLMIHDLDLVLSLVDSPIAEIDALGVAVSSEHEDIANARVRFMNGCVATITASRISLKTERRMRVFSEEGYLSADFMQRELTMIGREHGLPLPGTGGYRREAVRWQDHDTLLAEHEAFAAACLDKAPILVDGRAGLRALDAALRVSASIQEAKSRMFLSGLIRS; encoded by the coding sequence ATGACGATCTTCAACCGCTCCAAGAATACGAATCACCCCGGTCCCGCCCTACGTGTCGGCGTTATCGGCGCCGGGCATTTCGGACGATTTCATGCCTTGAAGGCCTTGAGTTATCCGAGGGAGGAACTGGTATCGATCTACGACACCGACATTGTCCGCGCGGGGATCGTGGCAAAGGAAGCCCAATGCGGCGTTGCCACATCCATTGAATCGCTTATCGAGACGGTTGATGCCGTCATCATCGCGACGCCTGCCGAACATCATTTCCGTATGGCTCAAGCCTGCCTTCAGGCAAGACGTCATGTGCTTGTTGAGAAACCGATTGCCGCGACAATCCCGGAAGCAGAAGCACTCATTCATCTTGCCGACGAACAAGGGTGCGTTCTGCAAGTCGGGCACCTTCTGCGCCATTCATCCGAGCATGCGGCCATCACTGCGCGAATCAGCAGACCATTATACATTGAGGCAACGCGGATCGCCCCGTTCAAGCCGCGCGGAACCGACGTATCGGTCATTCTCGATCTGATGATTCACGATCTCGATCTCGTTCTATCGCTGGTAGACAGTCCCATTGCGGAAATCGATGCGCTAGGCGTTGCTGTTTCAAGCGAACATGAAGATATCGCCAACGCCCGCGTCCGCTTCATGAATGGTTGCGTCGCCACCATTACGGCCAGCAGGATTTCCTTGAAAACAGAACGACGTATGCGCGTTTTTTCAGAAGAAGGATATCTGTCGGCAGATTTCATGCAGCGGGAATTGACGATGATTGGCCGCGAGCACGGCCTGCCTCTTCCGGGCACTGGTGGTTACCGCCGTGAGGCAGTCCGTTGGCAGGACCACGACACGTTACTGGCCGAACATGAGGCTTTCGCCGCAGCGTGCCTTGATAAAGCACCGATCCTGGTCGACGGTCGCGCCGGTCTGCGGGCGCTGGACGCCGCCTTACGCGTGTCAGCAAGCATTCAGGAGGCGAAAAGCAGAATGTTTCTCTCCGGATTGATAAGAAGCTGA
- a CDS encoding PhyR family response regulator anti-anti-sigma factor, giving the protein MVDIRRQEIIQALPYIRRFARALAGGQKRGDQLVAESLKRVLGDDSSSLSIRNTLYRDIAQHFLGKADAHPASEGLTVTQRILLLLIALEELPLATAAEIVGIDETDAVAEVSRANEGLRAVTETSVLIIEDEPIIAMDIQDVVEQCGHRIAGVAHTEADAVRIAEETKPGLILADINLGGGGDGMKAVGRIMATHRTPVIFVTAYPERLLTGESEEPSFVITKPFEPMTLAITTYQAVTGGMKVF; this is encoded by the coding sequence ATGGTTGACATCAGGCGCCAGGAAATCATCCAAGCGCTGCCATACATACGTCGTTTTGCAAGGGCTTTGGCTGGCGGGCAGAAACGGGGCGATCAGTTGGTCGCAGAAAGTCTGAAAAGGGTGCTTGGTGACGACAGCAGTTCACTGTCGATCAGAAATACGCTTTATCGGGACATCGCTCAACATTTCCTTGGAAAAGCTGATGCTCACCCGGCATCCGAAGGCCTGACGGTTACGCAGCGCATTCTCCTGCTTCTGATTGCGCTGGAAGAACTCCCTCTGGCGACGGCCGCCGAGATTGTCGGAATTGACGAGACGGACGCGGTCGCCGAAGTCTCGCGTGCCAACGAGGGCCTGCGGGCAGTAACGGAAACAAGCGTGCTCATTATCGAGGACGAACCGATTATCGCCATGGACATTCAGGATGTCGTCGAACAGTGCGGGCATCGTATTGCCGGCGTGGCGCATACGGAGGCCGACGCCGTACGGATAGCCGAGGAGACCAAGCCGGGATTGATCCTGGCCGACATCAACCTTGGCGGCGGTGGGGACGGAATGAAAGCCGTCGGACGAATCATGGCGACGCATCGTACGCCAGTCATTTTCGTGACCGCCTATCCGGAGCGTCTTCTGACGGGAGAGTCGGAAGAACCCTCTTTTGTCATCACAAAGCCATTCGAGCCCATGACATTGGCCATTACCACCTATCAGGCCGTTACGGGTGGCATGAAGGTATTCTAG
- a CDS encoding sigma-70 family RNA polymerase sigma factor: MPDLRGFARFLTRDTAAADDLVQDTVVRALAAQEQFQPGTSLKAWLFTIQRNAFYEQQRRRVKERTILAGMETESISSPTGDIRGVQDQMLDLPGLLWQLPDILREALILVGAQELSYEEAARVCDVAVGTMKARVSRARERLSQLTNGLSTSEVT, translated from the coding sequence TTGCCTGACCTTCGCGGCTTCGCGCGGTTTCTGACACGCGACACCGCGGCAGCCGATGATCTGGTGCAGGATACGGTTGTCCGGGCCCTTGCCGCGCAAGAGCAGTTTCAGCCCGGCACCAGCCTGAAAGCCTGGCTGTTCACCATTCAGCGCAATGCCTTCTATGAACAGCAACGTCGGCGTGTGAAGGAGCGCACGATCCTGGCAGGTATGGAGACGGAGAGCATATCCTCCCCGACAGGAGATATCCGTGGCGTCCAGGATCAGATGCTCGATCTTCCCGGTTTGTTGTGGCAGTTGCCGGATATCCTGCGAGAGGCCCTGATCCTCGTCGGCGCCCAAGAGCTGAGCTACGAGGAAGCTGCACGCGTCTGCGATGTTGCCGTCGGCACCATGAAAGCACGCGTCTCTCGCGCCCGCGAGCGGCTTTCCCAATTGACCAACGGCCTCTCGACATCGGAAGTTACATAG
- a CDS encoding sigma-70 family RNA polymerase sigma factor, with protein sequence MATFHDQVIAILPKLRVQALSLTRNRASAEDLVQDAVCNALAAQDSFIPGTNFSAWMHRILRNRFISDLRKRRDTTDIDDVPSSSFASNPTHEDSLALKDLSLALSRLPADQREALVMVVVQGMSYEALAEATGCAVGTAKSRVFRARRQLEAWMTGDLPANDKLRSKVTALRAALEERRRAGQSGDDLLNLG encoded by the coding sequence ATGGCGACTTTCCATGACCAGGTCATTGCAATCCTGCCGAAACTACGCGTGCAGGCGCTCTCTCTGACCCGCAACCGCGCCAGCGCGGAAGATCTGGTGCAAGATGCCGTGTGCAACGCTTTGGCTGCGCAGGACAGCTTCATTCCCGGCACGAATTTCTCTGCATGGATGCACCGAATTCTGCGCAATCGCTTCATCTCCGATCTTCGTAAGCGTCGCGATACGACGGATATCGACGATGTGCCTTCGTCGTCTTTCGCCAGCAATCCGACACACGAAGACAGCCTCGCGCTTAAGGATCTTTCACTCGCCCTGTCTCGCCTGCCTGCGGATCAGCGCGAAGCCCTTGTCATGGTTGTCGTGCAGGGCATGAGCTATGAGGCGCTCGCAGAGGCTACCGGCTGCGCGGTCGGAACGGCTAAAAGTCGTGTATTCCGGGCGCGTCGTCAGTTGGAAGCGTGGATGACGGGCGATTTGCCGGCCAATGACAAGCTGCGATCCAAAGTCACGGCGCTGCGTGCCGCGCTGGAAGAGCGCCGCAGGGCCGGGCAGAGCGGCGACGACCTGTTGAATCTGGGATAA
- a CDS encoding NepR family anti-sigma factor, giving the protein MSGGEDARPRKPRPEQEPNSAFDLWLKRGLHQLFDDVANEPIPEELLRLIEEDRDK; this is encoded by the coding sequence ATGAGTGGGGGAGAGGACGCGAGGCCGCGGAAGCCCCGTCCAGAGCAGGAGCCAAATTCTGCGTTCGATCTTTGGTTGAAGAGGGGTTTGCATCAGTTGTTCGATGATGTGGCGAACGAACCTATTCCCGAAGAGCTTTTGCGTCTGATCGAAGAGGATCGTGACAAGTAA